Proteins co-encoded in one Deinococcus aerius genomic window:
- a CDS encoding AI-2E family transporter, which translates to MSGNAFALVWRNPYVRAPVFFGLIALALWLARDLAPVLTVGLTAYLIAYLSHPLLTWLERRRLRRGVGIGVVLLIALALAALASSLLVAVGTQLIDLAGRLPAVAQDVSRFVDGWLAARPNLPWTAGLRAQLTTLINSSTAMLSRDALPFLQGLLAPGGPLLGRLFGVANTLAQSVAVLILSVYMMQDYEKIGHTLLGLLPRPWQPLALDLSRGVEQSVGGYVRGQVVIALAIGTLVALGLALIGVPSALALGFLAGVFNLVPYLGVVIALVPALLLAAPLGWLKLALVVGLFLLGNQLEGHLLSPLILGRSTNLHPVTVALSILVGLHLLGLVGALVAVPLAALGKLLLARYYYPSRLYQGGP; encoded by the coding sequence TTGTCCGGCAACGCTTTCGCGCTCGTGTGGCGCAATCCCTACGTGCGCGCGCCCGTGTTTTTCGGCCTGATCGCCCTGGCGCTCTGGCTGGCCCGCGACCTGGCGCCCGTGCTCACGGTGGGCCTGACCGCCTACCTGATCGCCTATCTCTCCCACCCGCTGCTGACCTGGCTGGAGCGCCGGCGCCTGCGGCGTGGCGTGGGCATCGGCGTGGTGCTCCTGATCGCGCTCGCGCTCGCGGCGCTGGCCTCCTCGCTCCTGGTGGCCGTCGGGACGCAGCTCATCGACCTTGCGGGGCGCCTGCCGGCGGTCGCCCAGGATGTCAGCCGCTTCGTGGACGGCTGGCTGGCCGCACGCCCGAACCTGCCCTGGACCGCCGGGCTGCGCGCCCAGCTCACCACCCTGATCAACAGCAGCACGGCCATGCTGTCGCGGGACGCGCTGCCGTTCCTGCAAGGCCTGCTCGCCCCGGGCGGCCCGCTGCTGGGAAGGCTCTTCGGGGTGGCGAACACCCTGGCGCAGAGCGTGGCCGTCCTGATCCTGAGCGTGTACATGATGCAGGACTACGAGAAGATCGGCCACACCCTGCTGGGCCTGCTGCCGCGCCCGTGGCAGCCGCTGGCGCTCGACCTGTCGCGCGGGGTGGAGCAATCGGTGGGCGGGTACGTGCGCGGGCAGGTGGTGATCGCCCTCGCCATCGGGACCCTGGTCGCCCTGGGCCTCGCGTTGATCGGCGTGCCGTCCGCGCTCGCGCTGGGCTTCCTGGCGGGGGTCTTCAACCTGGTGCCGTACCTGGGGGTGGTGATCGCGCTCGTCCCCGCGCTGCTGCTCGCCGCGCCGCTGGGGTGGCTCAAGCTCGCGCTGGTCGTGGGGCTCTTCCTGCTCGGCAACCAGCTCGAAGGGCACCTGCTCTCGCCCCTGATCCTCGGCCGGTCCACCAACCTCCACCCCGTCACCGTCGCCCTGAGCATCCTAGTGGGGCTGCATCTGCTGGGCCTGGTGGGGGCGCTGGTGGCCGTCCCCCTGGCCGCCCTCGGGAAGCTGCTGCTGGCGAGGTACTACTACCCCAGCCGCCTGTACCAGGGAGGGCCCTGA
- a CDS encoding DUF6691 family protein translates to MTSNPSPHIPGVHAEPSSSARTATGLLAYLLVGLSFGIVLVKSEAASWYRIQEMFRFESFHMFGLIGSAVLTGLVTTAMLRRSGVKSRDGQTIRVTDKEKGWRRYVFGGLTFGVGWGLAGVCPGPIFTLLGAGVWPMLVVLLFALLGTWAYGALQTRLPH, encoded by the coding sequence GTGACCAGCAACCCCAGCCCCCACATTCCCGGCGTGCACGCCGAGCCCTCTTCCTCCGCCCGCACGGCCACCGGCCTGCTGGCCTACCTGCTCGTGGGCCTGTCCTTCGGCATCGTCCTCGTCAAGTCCGAGGCGGCGAGCTGGTACCGCATCCAGGAGATGTTTCGCTTCGAGTCGTTCCACATGTTCGGCCTGATCGGCTCGGCGGTCCTCACCGGACTGGTGACGACCGCCATGCTGCGGCGCAGCGGTGTGAAAAGCCGGGACGGGCAGACCATCCGCGTCACGGACAAGGAAAAGGGCTGGCGCCGCTACGTGTTCGGCGGCCTGACCTTCGGGGTGGGGTGGGGACTGGCGGGCGTGTGCCCGGGTCCGATCTTCACGCTGCTGGGCGCCGGAGTCTGGCCTATGCTGGTCGTGCTCCTGTTCGCCCTGCTGGGCACCTGGGCGTACGGCGCCCTGCAGACCAGGCTGCCCCACTGA
- a CDS encoding amino acid ABC transporter ATP-binding/permease protein, translating to MRGALALGVLTALAGVGLAASSGLLISRAALRPEVFLSLLLLVTTVRALGLGRAALRYAERLAGHAAALAGGERVRLRLFDTLARFGRDLLAYERGGDLLARSGADVDARQFFTLRVSLPLGAFLGVLVALGGWLAWLDLGLALLALLPLLGAALVVLHGRDRAALLTREDACLTREHAARLLDALSASGDGGGSHHGPELARLTARLERVALDAGRLAWRVTLAREMGFAVAVSGVLWRGAALVQAGYLNGALLAAVVLGVAAAFDAAGPLAAVPLAHAADVAARERTAALEALTPGVVGPPMPRAVPPGPLSFEVRGVTVRRHGRTVLDDVLLRLRAGESLGVSGPSGGGKTTLIRLLTRDLDPDAGRVTLNGADLRDLDLAALRARISLHEQDAPLLDGTLRENLRLGDHHATDHRLRGLLDDLGLTHLDLDTWVGEGGTRLSGGERARVSLARALLGPGDLLLLDEPTAHLDAATEARVLRVIGRERAGRALLIVTHRAAPLALTGRHLTLRGGHLHGAASVPERTAV from the coding sequence GTGAGGGGCGCGCTGGCGCTCGGGGTCCTGACCGCCCTGGCCGGGGTCGGGCTGGCGGCCAGTTCGGGCCTGCTGATCTCCCGGGCCGCCCTGCGCCCCGAGGTGTTCCTGAGCCTGCTCCTGCTCGTGACCACCGTGCGCGCCCTGGGGCTGGGCCGCGCCGCCCTGCGCTACGCCGAGCGCCTCGCCGGGCACGCGGCGGCCCTGGCGGGCGGGGAGCGGGTGCGGCTGCGGCTGTTCGACACGCTGGCCCGCTTCGGGCGTGATCTGCTGGCCTACGAGCGCGGCGGCGACCTGCTCGCCCGCTCGGGTGCCGATGTCGACGCCCGGCAGTTCTTCACCCTGCGGGTCAGCCTGCCGCTGGGGGCCTTTCTGGGCGTGCTGGTCGCCCTGGGCGGCTGGCTTGCGTGGCTGGACCTGGGTCTGGCGCTGCTCGCGCTGCTCCCCCTGCTGGGGGCGGCCCTGGTGGTGCTGCATGGGCGGGACCGCGCCGCGCTGCTTACCCGGGAGGACGCCTGCCTGACGCGCGAGCACGCGGCCCGGCTGCTCGACGCCCTCTCGGCCAGCGGGGATGGCGGCGGGAGCCACCACGGCCCCGAACTCGCGCGCCTCACGGCCCGGCTCGAACGCGTCGCGCTGGACGCCGGGCGCCTGGCGTGGCGGGTCACCCTGGCCCGCGAGATGGGCTTCGCGGTCGCGGTGAGCGGCGTCCTGTGGCGGGGCGCGGCGCTCGTGCAGGCGGGCTACCTGAACGGCGCGCTGCTGGCGGCGGTGGTGCTGGGGGTCGCCGCCGCCTTCGACGCCGCGGGCCCCCTGGCCGCCGTGCCGCTGGCCCACGCCGCCGACGTGGCCGCCAGGGAGCGCACGGCCGCGCTGGAGGCGCTCACGCCGGGCGTAGTCGGTCCGCCCATGCCGAGGGCCGTCCCGCCCGGACCGCTCTCGTTCGAGGTCCGGGGCGTCACCGTCCGGCGCCACGGGCGGACCGTGCTGGATGACGTGTTGCTGCGCCTGCGTGCCGGGGAAAGCCTGGGCGTCTCGGGGCCCAGCGGCGGCGGCAAGACCACCCTGATCCGGCTCCTGACCCGGGACCTCGACCCGGACGCGGGGCGGGTCACCCTGAACGGGGCGGACCTGCGCGACCTCGACCTCGCCGCGTTGCGCGCCCGGATCAGCCTGCACGAGCAGGACGCGCCGCTGCTCGACGGCACCCTGCGCGAGAACCTGCGGCTGGGCGACCACCACGCCACGGACCACCGGCTGCGCGGCCTGCTGGACGACCTCGGGCTCACTCACCTGGATTTGGACACCTGGGTGGGCGAGGGGGGCACCCGGCTCTCGGGCGGCGAGCGGGCCCGGGTGAGCCTCGCCCGCGCGCTGCTGGGGCCGGGCGACCTGCTGCTGCTCGATGAGCCCACCGCCCACCTCGACGCCGCCACCGAGGCGCGCGTGCTGCGGGTCATCGGGCGCGAGCGCGCCGGACGGGCCCTGTTGATCGTCACCCACCGGGCCGCGCCCCTCGCCCTGACCGGGCGTCACCTCACGCTACGCGGCGGACACCTGCACGGCGCGGCGTCCGTTCCCGAAAGGACCGCCGTATGA
- a CDS encoding heparan-alpha-glucosaminide N-acetyltransferase domain-containing protein, with product MRPMSWATRTACPAPSPDLPATARSSRLLALDAWRGLTVLLMLLANNVALGGQTPAQLQHAPFGGVTLTDLVFPWFLFCAGAALPFAGAAMRRVNLTGFARVRRLAGRAALLSLVGAFLTSVTTGRFMLGLGVLQLIALSTLLAALLEGWRVRWQALAAAVLLGAYAAFLLWVPHAAGRGVLGETAHPVQAVNAWLTPLGLRGLPSVVPTTALVLLGSLAARPLQARRASAPATLLGLGLAWSAAGYAWAASGALPLSKALWTPPYLLYAAGLGTLGLLAMFLIGDAGRLPGGARLLAPLTVPGRNALAAYVLPILVKVWVLQGLTVPWAGTPQPMQGALLTLARGQFGGFWGGWTYTLGYVLAVWLGLAWLARRGLIRKL from the coding sequence ATGCGACCGATGTCCTGGGCCACCCGGACGGCCTGTCCAGCGCCGTCCCCGGACCTCCCGGCCACGGCGCGCTCCTCCCGGCTGCTGGCCCTCGACGCCTGGCGAGGTCTCACCGTCCTCCTGATGCTGCTCGCCAACAACGTCGCCCTGGGGGGCCAGACGCCCGCGCAACTCCAGCACGCGCCGTTCGGCGGGGTGACCCTCACCGACCTGGTGTTTCCCTGGTTCCTCTTCTGCGCCGGTGCCGCCCTGCCGTTCGCCGGCGCGGCCATGCGCCGGGTGAATCTGACCGGGTTCGCGCGCGTCCGGCGGCTGGCGGGCCGCGCGGCCCTGCTCTCCCTCGTGGGGGCGTTCCTGACCAGCGTGACCACGGGGCGCTTCATGCTGGGCCTGGGCGTGTTGCAACTGATCGCCCTGTCCACCCTCCTGGCGGCGCTGCTGGAGGGCTGGCGGGTCCGCTGGCAGGCCCTGGCCGCCGCCGTCCTGCTGGGCGCGTACGCCGCCTTCCTGCTCTGGGTGCCCCACGCGGCCGGGCGGGGCGTCCTGGGAGAGACCGCCCACCCCGTGCAGGCCGTGAATGCCTGGCTCACGCCGCTGGGGCTGCGGGGGCTGCCGTCCGTCGTGCCGACGACCGCCCTGGTGCTGCTGGGCAGCCTCGCCGCGCGGCCCCTGCAAGCGAGGCGGGCGAGTGCCCCCGCCACGCTCCTGGGGCTGGGCCTGGCCTGGAGCGCCGCCGGGTACGCCTGGGCCGCCAGCGGTGCGTTGCCCCTGAGCAAGGCGCTGTGGACGCCGCCCTACCTGCTGTACGCCGCGGGGCTCGGGACCCTCGGGCTGCTGGCGATGTTCCTGATCGGCGACGCCGGTCGCCTGCCGGGGGGCGCGCGGCTGCTCGCGCCCCTCACCGTTCCCGGGCGCAATGCCCTCGCGGCCTATGTGCTGCCCATCCTCGTCAAGGTCTGGGTCTTGCAGGGCCTCACGGTCCCCTGGGCGGGGACCCCCCAGCCCATGCAGGGCGCCCTGCTGACCCTCGCCCGCGGGCAGTTCGGCGGATTCTGGGGAGGCTGGACCTACACCCTGGGTTACGTCCTCGCCGTGTGGCTGGGCCTCGCCTGGCTGGCCCGGCGCGGGCTGATCAGGAAACTCTGA
- a CDS encoding YeeE/YedE family protein, producing MTELLDFLRSPWPWYVGGPLIGLTVPLLLWLGNKPFGISSNLRHACAILLPDRAKPGFFKYNWRAEKWNLMFAAGLVLGGFVAGVLLANPEPARLSAAGVRSIQELGVQVRPGLVPAELADPGNPGVWLLLAVSGLLVGFGTRYGGGCTSGHAITGLATLQGPSLIATVSFFAGGILSANLLLPLFLTVIR from the coding sequence ATGACTGAACTGCTCGACTTCCTGCGCTCGCCCTGGCCCTGGTACGTGGGTGGCCCCCTGATCGGCCTGACCGTGCCGCTGCTGCTGTGGCTGGGCAACAAACCTTTTGGCATCTCCTCCAACCTGCGCCACGCCTGCGCGATCCTGCTGCCTGACCGCGCCAAACCCGGCTTCTTCAAATACAACTGGCGGGCCGAGAAGTGGAACCTGATGTTCGCCGCCGGCCTGGTGCTGGGCGGCTTCGTGGCCGGTGTGCTGCTCGCCAATCCTGAGCCTGCCCGGCTGAGTGCCGCCGGGGTGCGGTCCATCCAGGAGCTGGGCGTGCAGGTCCGTCCCGGCCTCGTTCCCGCCGAACTGGCCGACCCGGGCAACCCGGGCGTGTGGCTGCTGCTGGCCGTCTCTGGCCTGCTGGTGGGCTTCGGCACCCGCTACGGGGGCGGTTGCACCTCCGGGCACGCCATCACCGGTCTCGCCACCCTGCAAGGCCCCTCGCTCATCGCCACCGTGTCCTTCTTCGCGGGCGGCATCCTCAGCGCGAACCTCCTCCTGCCCCTCTTCCTGACGGTGATCCGGTGA
- a CDS encoding MBL fold metallo-hydrolase produces the protein MYLQRFYDTDLAQASYLIGCQQTGECLVVDPVRDITPYLEEAQSQKLRVTHVTETHIHADYLSGSRELAKATGARLLLSDEGGEGWRYTYDDGHQTKLRDGDTFTVGNIRIQALHTPGHTPEHLSFLVTDMPRGDTPSMILTGDFVFVGDLGRPDLLDEAAGGQDTRFVGARQLFASLRDKFLTLPDFVQVWPGHGSGSACGKALGAVPTTTVGYERALSWWGKLVERGDEEAFTRELLSGQPDAPLYYGRMKTENRDGPALLGEVKPLAELKVDEVRRRLAAGARLIDTRKKEEHQAAAPAHSVNLPDGNTFETWAGWLLRPEREFILLAPAGRAETLRRRLWMVGIDHVVGYVIAAEGLDTAPARPIPVAELPQHADALILDVRQKTEHEEGAIPGSLQLHAGRLPWRLDDLPHDREIVVHCQGGARSAAAASLLRTEGFDVAELAGGYDAWAKAQQETRPA, from the coding sequence ATGTACCTCCAACGCTTCTACGACACGGATCTCGCCCAGGCCTCCTACCTGATCGGCTGCCAGCAGACCGGCGAATGCCTGGTGGTCGACCCCGTCCGGGACATCACGCCGTACCTGGAAGAGGCGCAGAGCCAGAAACTGCGGGTCACCCACGTCACCGAAACGCACATCCACGCCGACTATCTCTCCGGCAGCCGAGAACTGGCGAAGGCCACGGGCGCCCGGCTCCTGCTTTCCGACGAGGGCGGCGAGGGCTGGCGGTACACCTACGACGACGGCCACCAGACGAAACTGCGTGACGGCGACACCTTCACGGTCGGCAACATTCGCATCCAGGCCCTGCATACCCCCGGGCATACTCCCGAGCACCTGAGCTTCCTGGTGACCGACATGCCACGGGGTGATACCCCCAGCATGATCCTGACCGGTGACTTCGTGTTCGTCGGGGACCTGGGCCGCCCCGACCTGCTGGACGAGGCGGCGGGCGGTCAGGACACCCGTTTCGTCGGCGCGAGGCAACTGTTTGCCAGCCTGCGCGACAAGTTCCTGACCCTGCCCGACTTCGTGCAGGTGTGGCCTGGTCACGGTTCGGGCAGCGCGTGCGGCAAGGCGCTGGGGGCTGTGCCCACCACCACCGTCGGCTACGAGCGAGCCCTGAGCTGGTGGGGCAAGCTGGTCGAACGGGGTGACGAGGAAGCCTTCACACGGGAACTGCTCTCCGGGCAGCCCGACGCGCCCCTGTACTACGGGCGCATGAAGACCGAGAACCGTGACGGCCCCGCCCTGCTGGGCGAGGTGAAGCCCCTGGCAGAACTGAAGGTGGACGAGGTGCGCCGCCGTCTGGCCGCCGGTGCCCGCCTGATCGACACCCGCAAGAAGGAGGAGCACCAGGCCGCCGCGCCCGCGCACAGCGTGAACCTCCCTGACGGGAACACCTTTGAGACCTGGGCGGGCTGGCTGCTGAGGCCGGAACGCGAGTTCATCCTGCTGGCCCCCGCCGGGCGAGCCGAGACGCTGCGCCGCAGGCTGTGGATGGTGGGGATCGACCACGTGGTCGGGTACGTCATCGCCGCCGAGGGCCTGGACACGGCGCCTGCCCGGCCCATCCCCGTTGCGGAACTGCCGCAGCACGCAGACGCGCTGATTCTGGATGTGCGGCAGAAGACCGAGCACGAGGAAGGAGCCATCCCCGGCAGCCTGCAACTGCACGCCGGTCGCCTGCCCTGGCGCCTGGACGACCTGCCACATGACCGCGAGATCGTCGTGCATTGCCAGGGTGGCGCCCGCAGCGCCGCCGCCGCCAGCCTGCTGCGAACCGAAGGCTTCGACGTGGCCGAGCTTGCCGGGGGCTACGACGCCTGGGCAAAGGCGCAGCAGGAAACCCGACCCGCGTAA
- a CDS encoding mechanosensitive ion channel family protein, with the protein MASAPAREPWWPVVVSGLLFLLSPSILEELQPNLTSRRLSAALLLVGGLLLARGVSLLARRALVRAGTPHLLPALRLVHLLMLVAVTLVALGAGGFRLTGLLAGGTVLTVVLGLAAQSLLANVMSGMVLTSSRAFSVGDRVTVRSWAFGGIEYGGEVRDLTLTHTVLSGAAGVIKVPNARFLDATLIVHPGGSQGVTVKLPPGVSLADAGAVLGPDDRLVPVALSEAGWETVIYVAPDDAGRAVLADLARLVNAHTATPPGSTAS; encoded by the coding sequence GTGGCGTCCGCCCCCGCCCGTGAGCCCTGGTGGCCCGTCGTTGTCTCCGGTCTGCTGTTCCTGCTCAGCCCGTCGATCCTCGAGGAGTTGCAGCCGAACCTGACCAGCCGCCGCCTCTCGGCCGCGCTGCTGCTCGTCGGCGGCCTGCTGCTGGCCCGCGGCGTGTCCCTACTGGCCCGCCGGGCGCTGGTGCGCGCGGGCACGCCGCACCTGTTGCCCGCCCTGCGGCTCGTCCATCTGCTGATGCTCGTCGCCGTGACCCTGGTCGCGCTGGGCGCCGGGGGGTTCCGGCTGACGGGGCTGCTCGCCGGGGGCACGGTGCTGACGGTCGTGCTGGGCCTGGCCGCGCAGTCCCTGCTGGCCAACGTCATGTCGGGCATGGTGCTGACCTCCAGCCGCGCCTTTAGTGTGGGCGACCGGGTCACCGTCCGTTCCTGGGCCTTCGGCGGCATCGAGTATGGCGGGGAGGTCCGCGACCTTACCCTCACGCACACGGTGCTGTCCGGCGCGGCGGGCGTGATCAAGGTCCCCAACGCCCGCTTCCTCGACGCCACCCTGATCGTCCACCCCGGAGGGTCACAGGGCGTCACGGTCAAGCTGCCGCCGGGCGTGAGTCTGGCTGATGCTGGAGCGGTGCTCGGGCCGGACGACCGGTTGGTCCCGGTGGCCCTGTCGGAGGCGGGTTGGGAGACCGTGATCTACGTCGCGCCCGACGACGCGGGCCGCGCCGTCCTCGCGGACCTGGCCCGGCTCGTGAACGCCCACACGGCGACGCCACCTGGCTCAACCGCCTCCTGA
- the cydD gene encoding thiol reductant ABC exporter subunit CydD has translation MRRRAGAWLAARRRRLPNLLLEPADLHGALAVSGVLSVLGLLATAAAFVLTARVIAAGLLQGHSPGVGTLLTVAALLLARAGAGAVREHLGTRLAARLVGTWRTRLSEAALRLGPVALADTRGADLATLDLDLVARLTPYYARYLPGAVHAALAFAVVLGVTVWLDPATAGVLLVTGPLTVVFLALVGLATGAATERQWLAHTRLSARLLTLVRHLPTLHAFGAVAPYRDVLARSARQHREATLGVLRVAFLSGFVMDFAATLATALVAVWIGVRLFGGSAELAPTLTALMLVPEFFGPLRQLGTDRHAALDAEPVAARLQDLLTRPVAPSGEGTVPAGVPHLSLSLARADLPTPTAPVSVELPPGTLAALRGPSGSGKTTLLHALRKHVPHLGSIRVDGTPLDDLGATWQARVAFVPQHPRLIAGSARDNLRLAAPDAGDADLERACEAVGLGDVLRALPSGFDTPLGEGGALLSGGETARLALARALLSGADVILLDEVSAHLDPESEAELHAVIERAFAGRTVLLATHRAVPPGWREISLGAPASPAVAA, from the coding sequence GTGCGGCGCAGGGCCGGGGCCTGGCTGGCCGCGAGGCGGCGCCGCCTCCCGAACCTCCTGCTTGAACCCGCCGATCTGCACGGCGCGCTGGCCGTGTCCGGGGTGCTGAGCGTCCTGGGCCTGCTCGCCACCGCCGCCGCGTTCGTGCTGACGGCCCGCGTGATCGCCGCCGGGCTGTTGCAGGGGCACTCGCCCGGGGTGGGCACCCTCCTGACCGTCGCGGCGCTGCTGCTGGCGCGCGCCGGGGCAGGCGCGGTCCGAGAACACCTGGGGACCCGGCTCGCGGCCCGCCTGGTCGGGACCTGGCGCACGCGGCTGAGCGAGGCCGCCCTGAGGCTCGGCCCGGTCGCGCTCGCGGACACGCGGGGCGCGGACCTCGCCACGCTCGACCTGGACCTCGTCGCGCGGTTGACGCCCTACTACGCGCGGTACCTGCCGGGCGCCGTGCACGCGGCCCTCGCCTTCGCGGTGGTCCTGGGCGTCACCGTGTGGCTCGATCCCGCCACGGCGGGCGTGCTGCTCGTCACCGGGCCGCTTACGGTGGTGTTCCTGGCGCTGGTGGGGCTCGCCACGGGCGCTGCCACCGAGCGGCAGTGGCTCGCTCACACCCGCCTCTCCGCGCGGCTGCTGACCCTGGTCCGTCACCTGCCCACCCTGCACGCCTTCGGCGCGGTCGCGCCCTACCGCGACGTCCTGGCCCGCTCGGCCCGCCAGCACCGTGAGGCCACCCTGGGCGTGCTGCGAGTCGCGTTCCTGAGCGGTTTCGTGATGGACTTCGCCGCGACCCTCGCCACCGCCCTGGTGGCCGTGTGGATCGGCGTGCGGCTGTTCGGCGGAAGTGCCGAGCTCGCCCCCACCCTCACGGCCCTGATGCTCGTCCCGGAGTTCTTCGGCCCGCTGCGGCAACTCGGCACGGACCGGCACGCGGCGCTGGATGCCGAGCCCGTCGCCGCCCGGTTGCAGGACCTGCTCACCCGGCCGGTGGCGCCCTCCGGGGAAGGGACGGTCCCGGCTGGCGTCCCCCACCTGAGCCTGAGCCTCGCGCGGGCGGACCTGCCCACGCCGACCGCGCCGGTGAGCGTGGAACTCCCGCCGGGCACCCTCGCCGCGCTGCGCGGTCCCAGCGGCAGCGGCAAGACCACGCTGCTGCACGCCCTGCGCAAGCACGTCCCGCACCTGGGGAGCATCCGGGTGGACGGCACGCCGCTCGACGACCTCGGCGCCACCTGGCAGGCCCGGGTGGCGTTCGTTCCCCAGCACCCGCGCCTGATCGCGGGCAGCGCGCGGGACAACCTGCGCCTCGCCGCCCCCGACGCCGGTGACGCCGACCTGGAGCGCGCCTGCGAGGCGGTGGGCCTGGGCGACGTGCTGCGCGCGCTGCCCTCCGGGTTCGACACGCCGCTCGGCGAGGGCGGCGCGCTGCTCTCGGGCGGCGAGACCGCGCGCCTCGCCCTGGCCCGCGCCCTGCTCTCCGGCGCCGACGTGATCCTGCTCGACGAGGTGAGCGCGCACCTCGATCCGGAGAGCGAGGCGGAACTGCACGCGGTGATCGAACGCGCCTTTGCCGGGCGGACGGTGCTGCTCGCCACCCACCGCGCAGTCCCGCCCGGCTGGCGGGAGATTTCCCTGGGCGCGCCCGCGTCCCCGGCGGTGGCCGCGTGA
- a CDS encoding sulfite exporter TauE/SafE family protein yields MILAWIGAALIGLSLGLLGSGGSILTVPVLVYLVNEPEKLAIAESLAIVGAISLFGAIPYALKRQIDWRSVLWFGIPGVAGTYLGAALSVYLSGVAQLMLFAVVMLLAAIMMFRPGGAQPEAATNHKRSPLKIGAEGLVVGVLTGLVGVGGGFLIIPALVLLGGLPMSLAVGTSLLIIAAKSFVGFYKYVHVLGEQNLSMNWSLILIFAVIGILGSFLGARVGRKVSNEGLRRGFAAFLVVMGVYVLATNVPKVLHPSPTAEAQLRH; encoded by the coding sequence ATGATCCTCGCCTGGATCGGCGCCGCGCTGATCGGGCTTTCGCTCGGCCTGCTGGGCTCCGGTGGCTCCATCCTCACGGTCCCCGTGCTGGTCTACCTGGTGAACGAACCGGAGAAGCTGGCGATCGCGGAGAGCCTCGCCATCGTGGGCGCGATCAGCCTGTTCGGCGCGATTCCCTACGCCCTGAAACGGCAGATCGACTGGCGGTCGGTCCTGTGGTTCGGGATCCCCGGCGTGGCGGGCACGTACCTGGGCGCGGCCCTGAGCGTCTACCTCTCGGGCGTGGCGCAACTGATGCTCTTCGCCGTCGTGATGCTGCTCGCGGCGATCATGATGTTCCGCCCCGGCGGAGCGCAGCCGGAGGCGGCCACGAACCACAAGCGTTCCCCGCTGAAGATCGGCGCGGAAGGCCTGGTGGTCGGTGTCCTGACCGGCCTGGTGGGGGTGGGGGGCGGATTCCTGATCATTCCCGCCCTGGTGCTGCTGGGTGGCCTGCCCATGAGCCTCGCCGTGGGGACCAGTCTGCTGATCATCGCCGCCAAGAGCTTTGTGGGCTTTTACAAGTACGTGCACGTCCTGGGGGAACAGAACCTGTCCATGAACTGGTCCCTGATCCTGATCTTCGCGGTGATCGGCATTCTCGGCAGCTTCCTGGGCGCCCGGGTGGGTCGGAAGGTGTCCAACGAGGGCCTGCGGAGGGGTTTCGCCGCCTTCCTGGTCGTGATGGGCGTGTACGTCCTCGCCACCAACGTGCCCAAAGTCCTCCATCCGTCTCCCACAGCCGAGGCGCAACTGCGGCACTGA
- a CDS encoding metal-sensitive transcriptional regulator → MTAPVPVSDREAEKTKILNRLRRLEGQIRGLQRMVEEEKNCVEVMTLYASAKSAFESTGDVILETYVEVCRARGVEPAELVRLLRLAR, encoded by the coding sequence ATGACCGCACCCGTGCCCGTCAGCGACCGTGAAGCCGAGAAGACGAAGATCCTCAACCGCCTGCGCCGCCTGGAGGGCCAGATCCGGGGCCTTCAGCGGATGGTCGAGGAGGAGAAGAACTGCGTGGAGGTCATGACCCTCTATGCCAGCGCCAAGAGCGCGTTCGAGTCCACCGGGGACGTGATTCTGGAAACCTACGTCGAGGTGTGCCGCGCGCGCGGGGTCGAGCCCGCCGAACTGGTGAGGCTCCTCCGGCTGGCCCGCTGA
- a CDS encoding rhodanese-like domain-containing protein, which translates to MTYQDIFTSELEAKKREGARLIDVREREEYLAGHIPGAVNLPLSELDGREDEIGPHTVLICASGNRSSQAAAHLASQGRTGLMNLSGGTAAWMRGGHDLNRGEQP; encoded by the coding sequence ATGACCTACCAGGACATCTTCACCAGCGAGCTGGAAGCCAAGAAGCGTGAGGGCGCGCGGCTCATCGACGTGCGGGAACGCGAGGAGTACCTCGCCGGGCACATTCCCGGCGCCGTGAACCTGCCCCTCAGCGAACTCGACGGCCGTGAGGACGAGATCGGGCCGCACACGGTCCTGATCTGCGCCAGCGGCAACCGCTCCTCGCAGGCGGCGGCCCACCTCGCCTCCCAGGGCAGGACCGGCCTGATGAACCTCTCCGGCGGCACGGCCGCGTGGATGCGCGGGGGCCATGACCTGAACCGGGGCGAGCAGCCATGA